Proteins encoded in a region of the Dreissena polymorpha isolate Duluth1 chromosome 6, UMN_Dpol_1.0, whole genome shotgun sequence genome:
- the LOC127836090 gene encoding uncharacterized protein LOC127836090: MATSAFSRNFDLVKYYCCTICEKERSVEIDAEFYCKKCRKYYCKPCIQSHRQHGWWFNKKSPYGKDKIMKWPRSKKMENYLITCDIHKDEKITILCNSHSELCCSSCVELNHSQCSKVTPINELTDMQPTDLQGLSVELETVLGEIKSLQISQELSVQALLRTYKEHGAVMIEQMRGNLNFNIDDIDECGNSYVSTSGGHEQYLKEEMCRSVLFILNEFDNITVKELNEMRDEVISIKGSITSSIHKCTSLHNDLSHFHEFVQKIGDNKELCLIASIKCKHIIQQALTLLGKSGKAFNVQSNTKHNVRIPSDSYNCIISGICVLTDGQVLVVDWKNQNVKLLNQQYQVVSHWDVNARPVDICLITPSEVAVAVNDHDSKIHEVQFITVNQGKLVSGRKFQLQHECTCITHHQGDLFVTSGQELYKYSLNGKLIYRLYQYRSADWTVYRCAVSPTGDRLYITNYQQDKLLTLARDGTLLATYSDPALEGPHGLHVTPAGQVLVCGWPHTVLQVGWEGESKLANLATEEDGVWYPVSVCYSSTTSSIIVGQRWNDNILVFRVE, encoded by the exons atggcgacatctgCATTTTCTAGAAATTTTGATttggttaaatattattgttgtacaatctgcgagaaagaacggtctgtagaaatagatgcagaattttactgtaaaaaatgtcGCAAGTATTACTGCAAACCGTGTATTCAATCTCATAGACAGCATGGTtggtggtttaataaaaaatctccttatggaaaggataaaataatgaagtggccACGTTCTAAGAAGATGGAGAATTATCTCATAACATGTGACATACACAAGgatgaaaaaataacaatattgtgCAATAGCCATAGTGAGCTGTGCTGCTCCAGTTGTGTTGAGCTTAATCACAG ccagtgcagtaaagtgactcCAATTAATGAGCTGACTGACATGCAGCCCACAGACCTACAGGgactgtcagtggagctggaaactgttcTGGGAGAAATCAAAAGCCTTCAGATCAGTCAGGAGCTCAGTGTTCAGGCATTGCTAAGAACATATAAGGAACATGGGGCAGTCATGATAGAACAAATGCGTggcaatttaaattttaatatagatGATATAGATGAGTGTGGTAATAGTTATGTGAGTACATCGGGCGGacatgagcaatatttaaaagaagagatgtgtaggagtgttctttttatcttgaatgaatttgataatattactgtgaaGGAACTAAACGAGATGagagatgaagttataagcataaaagggtcaattacaagttctattcataaatgcaccagtcttcacaatgacttgtcacatttCCATGaatttgttcagaaaattggagataataaggagctctgccttatagccagcataaaatgtaagcatataatacagcaggcattaactctgctaggaaagtcaggcaaggcgtttaatgtccagagtaatactaagcacaatgtgagaataccaagtgattcatataattgtattatctcaggcatatgtgttctgacTGATGGGCAGGTACTGGTTGTAGACTGGAAAAATCAGaatgtcaagctgctgaaccagcagtaccaggtggtgagtcactgggatgtgaaTGCTCGGCCAGTTGACATTTgtttgatcacacccagtgaggttgcagtggctgtgaatgACCATGATAGCaagatacatgaggtccagtttatcactgtcaaccagggaaagcttgtttctggcaggaagtttcagttacaacatgaatgtacatgtattacccatcaccaaggagacctttttgtcacctctggtcAAGAACTGTACAAATACTCACTGAATGGCAAACTGATCTACAGACTCTACCAATATAGATCAGCTGATtggacag tatacaggtgtgctgtgagtcccacaggagacaggctgtacatcaccaacTACCAGCaggacaagcttctcaccctggccagggatggcacactcctggctacatactcaGACCCAGCACTAGAGGGCCCacatggtctacatgtgacccctgcaggccaggtgctggtctgtggatggccccacactgtactacaggtgggctgggagggagagagtaagctggctaatctTGCTACTGAGGAGGATGGAGTGTGGTACCCagtgtcagtctgctacagcagcacaacatcctccatcattgtgggacagagGTGGaacgacaacatcctggtgttcagagtggaatag